In a single window of the Bacteroidia bacterium genome:
- the nosZ gene encoding Sec-dependent nitrous-oxide reductase codes for MKLQSVFLYSLLGITLVGTSCKPKGTSSAVTGGAAEKTYVPPGKYDELYNFVSGGFSGQMSVYGLPSGRLLRVIPVFSVDPEKGWGYSEETKPMLNTSHGFVPWDDLHHVELSQTNGEVNGKWVFGNANNTPRIARIDLKTFRTAEIIELPNSAGNHSSPYGTENTEYVVAGTRFSVPADGAGSDVPISSYKENFKGHISFISVDKETGKMDLSFQIRTPGVNFDLARCGKAKSHGWFFFSCYNTEQANTLLEVNASKNDKDFIMAVNWKKAEEYLKAGKGKKVPVKYAHNTYNETTHTATSEFKNEVIVLDAAELKDICYFIPCPKSPHGCDVNPTGEYIVGSGKLAALLPVFSFDKIQTAIAEKQFEGEYGGIPVIKYEAALHGEVQKPGLGPLHTEFDANGFAYTSFFVSSEVVKWNVKELKVVDRVPTYYSVGHLCVPGGNTRKPYGKYVIAYNKITKDRYLPTGPELSQSAQLFDISGDKMQLILDFPTIGEPHYAQAAPAELFTKNQYKIYKIEENKHPYVAKGEAETKAVREGNKVHIYLTTIRSHIAPDNIEGVKVGDEVYFHVTNLEQDWDIPHGFAIKGANNGELLIMPGETTTLKWIPEKTGIFPMYCTDFCSALHQEMQGYVRVSPAGSNVPLTASIGKNAADEKAQK; via the coding sequence ATGAAACTACAATCAGTTTTTTTATATTCCTTATTAGGAATAACTCTGGTTGGTACTTCCTGCAAGCCTAAGGGGACATCCTCGGCTGTAACAGGTGGTGCTGCCGAAAAGACCTATGTGCCTCCTGGTAAATATGACGAATTGTATAACTTCGTCTCTGGCGGATTCAGTGGTCAAATGTCCGTTTATGGTCTGCCCAGTGGTAGATTACTTCGCGTAATTCCCGTATTCTCTGTTGATCCAGAAAAAGGATGGGGATACAGCGAAGAAACAAAACCGATGCTAAACACCTCACACGGTTTTGTACCTTGGGATGATTTACACCACGTAGAACTCTCCCAAACAAACGGAGAAGTTAATGGTAAGTGGGTATTTGGTAACGCAAATAACACCCCGCGTATTGCCAGAATAGACCTCAAAACCTTCCGTACAGCCGAAATTATTGAGTTGCCAAATAGTGCAGGTAACCACAGCTCACCATACGGTACAGAAAATACCGAATACGTAGTAGCCGGAACCCGTTTCAGCGTTCCCGCTGACGGTGCCGGTTCTGATGTGCCGATTAGCTCCTATAAAGAAAACTTCAAAGGACATATCAGCTTTATCAGCGTTGATAAAGAAACCGGAAAAATGGATTTATCCTTCCAGATTCGTACTCCGGGCGTTAACTTTGACTTAGCCCGCTGCGGAAAAGCAAAATCTCACGGTTGGTTCTTCTTCTCTTGCTACAACACAGAGCAAGCCAATACACTGCTTGAAGTGAATGCTTCTAAAAATGATAAAGACTTTATCATGGCAGTAAATTGGAAAAAAGCTGAAGAATACTTAAAAGCCGGCAAAGGAAAAAAAGTACCTGTAAAATATGCTCACAATACTTACAATGAGACTACTCACACAGCAACCTCTGAATTTAAAAATGAAGTCATTGTGTTAGATGCCGCTGAGTTGAAAGACATCTGCTACTTTATACCTTGCCCGAAATCTCCACACGGCTGCGACGTTAACCCAACCGGTGAGTATATCGTAGGAAGCGGTAAATTAGCTGCATTACTACCTGTATTTAGTTTTGATAAAATCCAAACAGCTATTGCTGAAAAGCAATTTGAAGGAGAATACGGTGGAATCCCCGTTATCAAATACGAAGCTGCCCTCCACGGAGAAGTTCAAAAGCCCGGCTTAGGCCCATTACACACCGAATTTGATGCTAACGGATTTGCTTACACCTCATTCTTCGTTTCTTCTGAAGTTGTAAAATGGAACGTTAAGGAACTAAAAGTAGTAGATAGAGTTCCAACTTACTACTCTGTAGGCCACCTTTGCGTACCCGGCGGTAATACCAGAAAGCCTTATGGAAAATATGTGATTGCCTACAACAAAATCACCAAAGACAGATACTTACCTACAGGACCAGAACTTTCTCAAAGTGCTCAGTTGTTTGACATATCAGGCGATAAAATGCAGCTGATACTGGACTTCCCAACCATTGGTGAACCACACTATGCGCAAGCCGCACCTGCCGAACTCTTTACCAAAAATCAGTATAAGATATACAAGATTGAAGAGAACAAACACCCGTATGTCGCTAAAGGCGAAGCAGAAACAAAAGCAGTTCGTGAAGGAAATAAAGTTCACATATACTTAACAACTATTCGTTCTCACATAGCCCCTGATAATATCGAAGGCGTAAAAGTGGGAGATGAAGTGTATTTCCACGTTACAAACTTAGAGCAAGACTGGGATATTCCACATGGCTTTGCTATCAAGGGTGCCAATAATGGTGAACTACTAATCATGCCGGGTGAAACTACAACCTTAAAGTGGATACCCGAAAAAACCGGTATTTTCCCGATGTATTGTACTGACTTTTGTAGTGCTTTGCACCAAGAAATGCAGGGATATGTACGGGTTTCCCCAGCCGGAAGCAATGTACCTCTAACGGCTAGCATTGGCAAAAACGCTGCAGACGAAAAAGCTCAAAAATAA
- a CDS encoding nitrous oxide reductase accessory protein NosL: MNTSKLSLKSKILVAFGGLMLALALFFPLWRIDFEAPQYPEGLRMFIYPHKMGGDVQIINGLNHYIGMKTIHDDSFVELKILPYLIGGFSVFFFLTAFLGGKKALYTLTLVFILFGIASMIDFWHWEYQYGHELDPNAAIKVPGATYQPPLIGYKLLLNFGVLSLPDVGGIMLVIAGLVLVIAIMLENNLLNRFMGKKMMLILPFSAMFFLACVSSGPESITLNKDNCAYCKMTISDGRFGCEIITEKGRTYKFDDIECMFAYLKQNQSTPIQSHWVHNYLDKSNLIPAEKSYYVTTTTKAISSPMGGNTAAFKNKSDAESAASKYNTQVQTWEQIAASKK, translated from the coding sequence ATGAATACTTCCAAATTATCATTAAAATCAAAAATTTTAGTTGCCTTCGGGGGACTAATGTTAGCCTTAGCACTTTTCTTCCCGCTTTGGAGGATAGATTTTGAAGCACCACAATATCCTGAAGGATTACGGATGTTTATTTATCCGCACAAAATGGGAGGAGACGTTCAGATAATCAACGGCTTAAATCACTATATCGGGATGAAAACAATCCACGATGACTCCTTTGTTGAACTAAAGATATTACCTTATTTGATTGGTGGATTTTCTGTGTTCTTCTTTCTTACCGCTTTTTTGGGTGGAAAAAAAGCATTATATACCTTAACATTGGTATTTATTCTTTTTGGGATTGCTTCCATGATAGACTTTTGGCACTGGGAATACCAGTATGGCCATGAATTAGACCCAAATGCCGCTATAAAAGTACCCGGAGCTACCTATCAACCCCCCTTGATTGGCTATAAATTACTGCTAAACTTTGGGGTACTTTCTCTCCCTGATGTTGGCGGAATTATGCTTGTAATAGCCGGCTTAGTTCTTGTTATAGCTATTATGCTGGAAAACAACTTGTTAAATCGGTTTATGGGTAAAAAAATGATGCTCATATTACCGTTTTCGGCGATGTTCTTCTTAGCTTGTGTTAGCTCCGGGCCGGAATCAATTACCTTGAATAAAGATAACTGCGCCTACTGCAAAATGACTATCAGCGATGGTCGCTTTGGCTGCGAAATAATCACAGAAAAAGGCAGAACCTACAAATTTGACGATATTGAGTGTATGTTTGCTTACCTCAAACAAAATCAAAGTACACCTATTCAGAGTCATTGGGTACACAACTATTTGGATAAAAGCAACTTAATTCCTGCGGAAAAATCTTATTATGTAACAACAACAACAAAGGCAATTTCCAGCCCAATGGGGGGAAATACAGCCGCTTTCAAAAACAAATCAGATGCAGAGTCAGCAGCATCTAAATACAATACTCAGGTGCAAACGTGGGAACAAATAGCCGCTTCAAAAAAATAA
- a CDS encoding nitrous oxide reductase family maturation protein NosD, with protein sequence MGTNSRFKKITSVLLLSLFIGQFSPPKIYSAVFSVGEKFQLKNIRQALLLANPHDTITVYGGKYQEGNLVIQKPITLIGINNPIIDGEKKHEVISIKADSVTITGFIIQQSSHAILEDPAGIKVYNRRNIAIIGNRIEDTYFGVYIQNGSHCIIKNNTLIGKAAEEYQSGNGIHCWKSDSLQIIGNSIQGHRDGIYFEFVTASIIWRNISKHNLRYGLHFMFSDNDAYISNVFKHNGAGVAVMFTKKVVMLNNHYQDNWGDSAYGILLKEISDAYMMGNNFYANTSAIFMEGTNRIIIERNNFKDNGWGIKIQASCMDNVVRYNNFINNTFDVSTNGNLVLNTFEKNYWDKYEGYDLDKDSIGDVPYHPLSLFSVIAEKNPTVMLLYRSFMVMLLDKSEKIIPSLTPENFVDNSPVIKKWKL encoded by the coding sequence GTGGGAACAAATAGCCGCTTCAAAAAAATAACCTCCGTCTTACTGCTCTCCTTATTCATTGGACAATTTTCACCCCCCAAAATATATTCAGCAGTCTTTTCGGTTGGTGAAAAATTTCAACTGAAAAACATCCGGCAGGCTCTCTTGCTGGCTAACCCACATGATACAATTACAGTTTATGGCGGCAAATACCAAGAAGGTAATCTGGTAATCCAAAAACCAATTACTTTAATAGGGATAAATAATCCCATTATAGATGGTGAAAAAAAGCATGAAGTCATCTCCATAAAAGCAGATTCCGTTACCATTACCGGGTTTATTATTCAGCAATCAAGCCATGCCATCTTAGAAGACCCGGCCGGCATCAAGGTTTATAACCGAAGAAATATAGCAATCATCGGAAATAGAATTGAAGATACCTATTTTGGGGTTTATATTCAAAATGGCAGCCATTGTATTATCAAAAATAATACACTTATCGGAAAAGCTGCGGAAGAATACCAGTCCGGTAATGGAATTCACTGCTGGAAAAGCGATAGCCTCCAAATTATTGGAAATAGCATACAAGGACATCGAGATGGAATTTACTTTGAATTTGTAACTGCCTCCATAATCTGGCGAAATATTTCTAAACATAATCTCCGCTATGGATTACACTTTATGTTTTCAGATAATGATGCCTATATCTCTAATGTATTTAAGCACAACGGTGCCGGCGTAGCCGTAATGTTTACTAAAAAAGTAGTTATGCTGAATAACCATTACCAAGATAATTGGGGAGATTCCGCCTATGGAATATTACTCAAAGAAATATCCGATGCCTATATGATGGGAAATAACTTCTATGCAAACACTTCCGCCATCTTCATGGAAGGCACTAACCGGATTATCATTGAACGAAATAACTTCAAGGATAACGGCTGGGGCATAAAAATCCAAGCAAGCTGTATGGATAATGTGGTCCGTTATAATAACTTCATAAACAACACATTTGACGTTAGTACCAACGGAAACTTAGTCCTAAATACCTTTGAAAAAAATTATTGGGATAAGTATGAAGGCTATGACTTAGATAAAGACAGTATTGGAGACGTTCCCTATCATCCCCTAAGTTTATTTTCAGTAATCGCCGAAAAAAACCCAACAGTTATGCTGCTCTACCGAAGTTTTATGGTAATGCTCTTAGATAAATCTGAAAAAATTATTCCCAGTTTAACACCCGAAAATTTTGTTGATAACTCCCCCGTTATTAAAAAATGGAAACTGTAA
- a CDS encoding ABC transporter ATP-binding protein, with translation METVIEVKNLSKQFNKIPVLKNVNLTLNKGECIALIGPNACGKTTLIKSILGMVLPTQGEIFFQGKTIKQDNLYRNHIGYMPQIGKYPENMTINQVIEMIKDIRPWITTYDEDLITQFQLQAMAFKKMRTLSGGTTQKVSAAIAFLFNPDVLILDEPTAGLDPLAADILKEKIIRERNNGKLILITSHLLSELDELISEVIFMQEGNIIFHQKTQELREQTQESKISKAISVILQKNNP, from the coding sequence ATGGAAACTGTAATCGAAGTAAAAAACCTTTCTAAGCAATTTAATAAGATTCCAGTCTTAAAAAATGTGAATCTTACTTTAAACAAAGGAGAGTGTATCGCGCTTATTGGCCCAAATGCTTGCGGGAAAACCACCCTGATTAAAAGCATTTTAGGTATGGTATTACCTACCCAAGGTGAGATTTTTTTTCAGGGAAAAACCATCAAGCAGGATAATCTATATCGAAACCACATCGGTTATATGCCCCAGATTGGAAAGTATCCGGAAAATATGACAATCAATCAAGTAATAGAAATGATTAAAGACATCCGCCCTTGGATAACTACTTATGACGAAGACTTGATTACCCAATTTCAACTTCAGGCAATGGCGTTTAAAAAAATGCGTACTCTAAGTGGCGGAACTACCCAAAAAGTAAGTGCCGCAATTGCTTTTTTATTCAACCCAGATGTTTTGATTCTAGATGAACCAACCGCCGGCTTAGACCCCCTCGCCGCTGATATACTCAAAGAAAAAATTATCCGCGAAAGAAATAACGGAAAACTTATCCTAATAACTTCCCACTTACTCAGTGAGTTAGACGAGCTTATCTCCGAAGTAATCTTTATGCAAGAGGGAAATATCATATTTCATCAAAAAACCCAAGAATTACGTGAACAAACCCAGGAAAGCAAAATCTCAAAAGCTATATCCGTAATCCTCCAAAAAAATAACCCATGA
- a CDS encoding ABC transporter permease, with amino-acid sequence MNKLIRFVITDVLKSKIIIGYTIFITCIAWGTFLLEDSPTKGIATLLNIVLLIVPLFSLVFSTIYIYNSSEFIELLLSQPIQRKTIWLSIFAGLMTCLVISLAVAIGLPLLLFVDIDLAIMIMVMAALVAGVFTALATLCSILSRDKAKGIGYAVMAWLLLAFFFDVLILFLLFQFADYPIEKPAVVLVSLNPIDLARILILLKLDISSMLGFTGAVFRSFFGNNLGMVMAILMLFLWIILPVWASTKIFGKKDL; translated from the coding sequence ATGAATAAACTCATCCGTTTTGTCATAACTGATGTTTTGAAATCCAAAATCATCATTGGTTATACCATTTTTATAACTTGTATAGCTTGGGGAACTTTCTTATTAGAAGATAGCCCCACTAAGGGAATAGCTACCTTGCTAAACATTGTATTACTGATAGTTCCGCTATTTTCCCTCGTTTTTTCTACCATATACATCTACAATAGTTCTGAATTTATCGAGCTGCTATTAAGCCAACCGATTCAACGAAAAACTATCTGGTTAAGCATATTTGCCGGATTAATGACTTGTTTGGTGATTTCATTAGCTGTGGCTATCGGATTACCGCTTCTTTTATTTGTAGATATTGACTTAGCCATCATGATTATGGTAATGGCAGCATTGGTTGCTGGAGTTTTTACTGCCTTAGCAACACTTTGCTCCATCCTAAGCAGAGATAAAGCCAAAGGAATTGGCTATGCCGTGATGGCGTGGCTTCTATTAGCATTCTTTTTTGATGTCTTAATACTCTTCTTATTATTCCAATTTGCAGATTATCCCATAGAAAAACCGGCCGTAGTCTTAGTTTCCTTAAACCCGATAGATTTAGCCAGAATATTAATACTCTTAAAGTTAGATATTTCTTCAATGTTAGGATTTACCGGCGCCGTTTTTAGATCCTTTTTTGGAAATAATTTAGGAATGGTTATGGCTATTTTGATGCTTTTTTTGTGGATTATTCTACCGGTTTGGGCATCAACCAAAATTTTTGGTAAAAAAGATTTGTAA
- a CDS encoding YraN family protein, which produces MPKHNQKLGKYGETLARNWLETNNYQILFQNWRFEHLEIDIVCQKSNQLVFVEVKTTFAKTGFFPEMNISHQKQERLRRAAAAFYHKNPSYTELPARFDVLAITVFSDQQPEIHPIEDAFR; this is translated from the coding sequence ATGCCTAAACACAACCAAAAACTCGGAAAATACGGAGAAACATTAGCGCGTAATTGGTTAGAAACTAATAATTACCAAATACTTTTCCAAAATTGGCGTTTTGAGCATTTAGAAATTGATATTGTTTGCCAAAAAAGCAACCAACTTGTTTTTGTAGAAGTCAAAACTACATTCGCAAAAACGGGTTTTTTTCCTGAGATGAATATTTCTCATCAAAAGCAAGAACGTTTACGGCGGGCTGCTGCCGCATTTTACCATAAAAACCCCTCCTATACAGAACTGCCGGCTCGTTTTGATGTACTTGCCATTACAGTATTTTCAGATCAACAGCCTGAAATTCACCCTATTGAAGATGCATTTAGATAA
- the groL gene encoding chaperonin GroEL (60 kDa chaperone family; promotes refolding of misfolded polypeptides especially under stressful conditions; forms two stacked rings of heptamers to form a barrel-shaped 14mer; ends can be capped by GroES; misfolded proteins enter the barrel where they are refolded when GroES binds) codes for MMPKNIQFDREAREKLKAGVDALSNAVKVTLGPRGRNVVIDKKFGAPLITKDGVTVAKEIELRDPIENMGAQMVKEVASKTADIAGDGTTTATVLAQAIVREGLKNVAAGSNPMELKRGIDEAVAVVIDNLKKLSRPISGTKEIEQVATVSANGDSEIGSLIAKAMDTVGKDGVITVEEARGTETELKTVEGMQFDRGYISPYFVTNSDNMTVELEDPYLLIYDKKISSMKELLPILEKQIQTGRPLLVIAEDIDGEALATIVVNKLRGSLKIAAVKAPGFGDRRKAMLEDIAILTGGTVISEDRGYKLENATLDFLGRCSKVSIDKDNTTVVGGKGNSDDIKARVNQIKAQIEVTTSEYDKEKLNERLAKLAGGVAVLHIGAPTEVAMKEKKARVEDALHATRAAVQEGIIPGGGVAFVRTIASIDKGRGGINDNLLKGDVGIGVSIVRRSLEEPLRQIVANAGLEGAVILQKVREGEGDFGYNARTEQYEKLFETGVIDPTKVARCALENAASIAGLLLTTECVICDAEEEKSAMPNPAAMGGMGGMGGMM; via the coding sequence ATTATGCCTAAAAACATTCAATTCGACAGAGAAGCTCGCGAAAAATTAAAAGCGGGTGTTGATGCTTTATCAAACGCTGTAAAAGTTACCTTAGGCCCTAGGGGGCGTAATGTAGTTATTGACAAAAAATTTGGTGCTCCATTGATAACCAAAGACGGTGTTACCGTAGCTAAGGAAATCGAATTAAGAGATCCTATCGAAAATATGGGTGCACAGATGGTTAAAGAAGTGGCTTCCAAAACCGCAGACATCGCCGGTGATGGAACTACTACCGCAACTGTTTTAGCACAAGCTATTGTTCGTGAAGGACTTAAAAACGTAGCTGCCGGCTCAAACCCGATGGAACTAAAACGGGGCATTGATGAAGCCGTTGCTGTTGTGATAGACAACCTCAAAAAACTTTCCCGCCCTATCTCCGGAACCAAAGAAATAGAGCAAGTCGCCACTGTTTCAGCTAATGGAGACAGCGAAATCGGCAGCTTAATAGCTAAAGCTATGGATACTGTGGGTAAAGACGGTGTAATTACCGTTGAAGAAGCCAGAGGAACCGAAACAGAACTCAAAACCGTAGAAGGTATGCAGTTTGACCGCGGATACATATCCCCGTACTTCGTAACCAATTCGGATAACATGACCGTAGAACTCGAAGACCCTTACTTGCTGATTTATGACAAAAAAATATCCAGCATGAAGGAGCTTCTTCCCATCTTAGAAAAGCAAATTCAGACTGGCCGTCCATTATTGGTAATAGCAGAAGATATTGATGGCGAAGCACTTGCTACAATCGTAGTAAACAAATTACGTGGTTCTCTCAAAATAGCTGCTGTTAAAGCTCCCGGTTTTGGAGACCGCCGCAAGGCTATGTTAGAAGATATTGCTATCTTAACCGGTGGAACTGTTATCTCTGAAGATCGTGGTTATAAATTAGAAAATGCAACATTAGACTTCTTAGGACGTTGCTCCAAAGTTTCTATTGACAAAGACAACACTACTGTTGTTGGCGGAAAAGGAAATAGCGATGATATTAAAGCCCGTGTAAATCAAATTAAAGCACAAATTGAAGTTACTACCTCTGAGTATGACAAGGAAAAACTCAATGAGCGTTTGGCTAAACTTGCCGGTGGAGTTGCAGTACTCCATATTGGTGCGCCAACCGAAGTAGCTATGAAAGAGAAGAAAGCCCGCGTAGAAGATGCTTTACACGCTACCCGCGCTGCTGTGCAAGAAGGCATCATCCCCGGTGGTGGCGTAGCCTTTGTACGCACTATCGCTTCTATTGACAAGGGGCGTGGCGGAATTAACGACAATTTATTAAAAGGAGACGTAGGCATTGGAGTATCTATTGTACGCCGTTCCTTAGAAGAGCCTCTTCGTCAAATTGTTGCTAATGCAGGTCTTGAAGGAGCCGTTATTCTACAAAAAGTACGCGAAGGTGAAGGCGATTTTGGATACAACGCCCGCACCGAGCAGTATGAAAAACTTTTTGAAACAGGCGTTATTGACCCAACCAAAGTAGCACGTTGCGCACTGGAAAACGCCGCTTCTATCGCAGGATTACTCCTAACAACCGAGTGTGTTATCTGTGATGCTGAAGAAGAAAAATCCGCAATGCCAAACCCTGCCGCAATGGGTGGAATGGGCGGAATGGGCGGAATGATGTAA
- a CDS encoding co-chaperone GroES, whose translation MSVKIQPLADRVVIEAALAEEKTASGIIIPDTAKERPQRGIVVAVGPGKKDEPTTVKVGQVVLYGKYAGTEIQIEGKDYLIMKESDIFAIV comes from the coding sequence ATGTCAGTAAAAATTCAACCATTAGCCGACCGCGTTGTGATTGAGGCCGCGTTGGCAGAAGAAAAAACCGCATCAGGGATTATCATTCCAGATACCGCAAAAGAACGCCCACAGCGCGGTATTGTTGTGGCCGTTGGCCCGGGTAAAAAAGATGAACCTACTACCGTAAAAGTAGGTCAAGTAGTATTATATGGCAAATATGCCGGTACAGAAATTCAAATTGAAGGTAAAGATTACCTCATTATGAAAGAATCAGATATATTCGCTATCGTTTAA
- a CDS encoding DUF4153 domain-containing protein, whose amino-acid sequence MKFPDLHRITAQSLQTAKRFPASIIAAFMGFCLCIFLFHKVGWSGKNEEDKLLMLLLLSNVAMVFSVSTSLWAERSQFKIWRIPIQFVSLLFVYALYFTISFPIVEVDFYQVGMYMLAAHFLIAFLPFLGKSSTTSFWQYNRILFQRIIQSVLFSGTLFIGISVALLSIDKLLHVDMPDKIYGDLLAFITCIFNTWYFLAGIPHDWEVLEQDTNYPSLLKQFVQFVLLPLVVVYLGILYLYLAEIIITFLLPSGWVGWLVLCFSIAGILALLLIWPIQNKPENSWILVFSKYFYLALFPLIILLFLAAYERIYQYGVTPNRYYLVELAIWLTVVTLYFTFSREKNIERIPQSLFVAALISLIGPVGAVGWSVRSQKDRFQKILTQNNALSQGRFIPDKNRVWKDNDGEQLRSMLDFFRQTNSFAEIQPFLAISIDSLLLATDSKRGLYQIVNSLEIYLRVGYSNQENREKIFYCNFLDKNPKWRSISGYDYWISTNFGRYQSNTVEITGLGSFIPDFQQAKIKFVSLTGEEEIIDFKPVVNTCYKLKQQYSDTYTVSVDSTKVLLDTPSLTLIALTNSIEAFWDKDSVSIDSWYGDILVKKRITAAKSPPKIENTK is encoded by the coding sequence ATGAAATTTCCTGATTTACACCGTATTACAGCACAATCGTTACAGACTGCCAAGCGGTTTCCTGCATCCATAATAGCAGCTTTTATGGGGTTTTGTTTATGTATTTTTTTATTCCATAAAGTTGGATGGTCAGGAAAGAACGAGGAAGATAAACTGTTAATGTTATTACTGCTTTCTAACGTAGCGATGGTATTTTCGGTATCTACATCTCTATGGGCAGAGCGTAGCCAATTTAAAATATGGCGTATCCCGATTCAATTTGTGTCATTATTGTTTGTTTATGCACTGTATTTCACCATCAGTTTTCCCATAGTAGAGGTAGATTTTTATCAAGTCGGGATGTATATGTTGGCAGCCCATTTTTTAATAGCGTTTTTACCTTTTTTAGGAAAATCTTCTACAACAAGCTTTTGGCAATATAACCGCATACTTTTTCAGCGGATTATTCAATCTGTACTTTTTTCGGGGACGCTCTTTATTGGAATTTCAGTTGCGTTACTTTCTATTGATAAGTTACTTCATGTGGATATGCCTGACAAAATCTATGGGGACTTATTGGCATTTATTACTTGCATCTTTAACACATGGTATTTTTTGGCCGGTATTCCACACGATTGGGAAGTTTTAGAACAAGATACAAACTACCCCTCCCTATTAAAACAATTTGTTCAGTTTGTGCTGCTTCCCTTAGTAGTTGTGTATTTGGGGATTTTATATCTTTATTTAGCTGAAATAATAATCACATTTTTGCTACCTTCTGGCTGGGTTGGTTGGTTGGTTTTGTGTTTTTCTATTGCAGGTATATTGGCGTTATTACTCATTTGGCCGATACAAAACAAACCTGAAAATAGCTGGATATTAGTATTTTCAAAATATTTTTATTTAGCATTATTTCCGTTAATTATACTATTATTTTTAGCTGCGTATGAACGTATTTATCAATACGGAGTAACTCCCAACCGATATTATTTAGTGGAATTAGCGATTTGGCTAACGGTTGTTACATTATATTTCACATTTTCTCGGGAGAAAAATATAGAACGGATTCCTCAGTCGCTGTTTGTAGCGGCTTTAATCAGCTTAATTGGGCCGGTTGGGGCAGTAGGTTGGTCTGTACGCAGCCAAAAAGACCGGTTCCAGAAAATATTAACCCAAAATAATGCTTTAAGTCAAGGTCGGTTTATTCCTGACAAAAACCGAGTTTGGAAAGACAATGACGGGGAACAATTACGCAGTATGCTCGATTTCTTTCGCCAAACCAATTCATTTGCAGAAATTCAACCATTTTTAGCTATTTCTATAGATTCTTTATTGCTGGCTACCGATTCTAAAAGAGGTTTATATCAAATTGTGAATAGTTTAGAAATATACTTGAGGGTAGGTTACAGCAATCAGGAAAATCGAGAAAAGATTTTTTATTGTAATTTTTTAGATAAAAATCCCAAATGGCGGTCTATTTCCGGGTATGACTATTGGATATCCACTAACTTTGGGCGTTATCAATCTAATACTGTGGAAATCACCGGTTTGGGTAGTTTTATTCCAGATTTCCAGCAGGCTAAAATTAAGTTTGTATCCTTAACAGGAGAAGAAGAAATAATTGACTTTAAGCCGGTTGTTAATACTTGTTACAAGCTAAAGCAGCAATATTCAGACACTTACACAGTTTCAGTAGATTCAACCAAAGTACTTTTAGATACTCCGAGCTTAACACTAATAGCTCTAACAAACTCCATAGAGGCTTTTTGGGATAAAGACAGCGTAAGTATAGATAGTTGGTATGGAGATATTTTGGTAAAAAAGCGCATAACAGCCGCGAAATCTCCCCCCAAAATAGAGAATACTAAATAA